One segment of Setaria viridis chromosome 4, Setaria_viridis_v4.0, whole genome shotgun sequence DNA contains the following:
- the LOC117852792 gene encoding uncharacterized protein — translation MLHHSNSRNQRNRGSRIKTLLQATLLVGVIFWLLYQVKHSYYKKNEYLDDAEDQLAHNDRSMFQGRKEKAGSYSDSNVEVVGKPEEGSVDHNSDTSDHNGEKSGETVFDKDSSDLHEDDKRNTESSEAEEGQVNSADGNAEAHSNNSEDETTGHAEENKHDTESNSDTEGKSEVHSTGDDMSQNNQAQEESTGETSGTSHDEVVQGDESTGASGNGSDGEEGEKKEALGTQTGSESLPDDAKTETSDDHGMGSLPDETGNIPSVHTDNSQNDANENQGDAAFTTSGSSEHGTGAAEHIETGLEDESASSSSGAGSGDDKNNLSDSTSAEEKTGTASDGDEKGAETGTSNEMSNSENNSAVTDQATNTEAENSKGDSDSSGEGVNVSSDETANKSNGATETSNNGGQVDPKIETSTSTNDEHNESQGGDGGSGSSDSNGSGPEQTGKTESQ, via the coding sequence ATGCTTCATCATTCAAATAGCCGGAACCAAAGGAACAGGGGGTCAAGAATCAAAACACTACTCCAAGCTACCTTACTTGTAGGTGTTATTTTTTGGCTTCTGTATCAGGTGAAGCATTCCTATTATAAGAAAAATGAGTACTTGGATGATGCTGAGGACCAGCTTGCCCATAATGATAGAAGCATGTTCCAGGGGAGGAAAGAAAAGGCAGGTAGTTACAGCGATAGCAACGTGGAAGTGGTTGGTAAACCAGAGGAAGGTTCTGTAGATCATAATTCAGATACTTCTGATCATAATGGGGAGAAGAGTGGAGAAACTGTGTTCGATAAAGACAGTTCTGATTTGCATGAAGATGACAAGAGGAATACTGAGAGCTCAGAAGCTGAGGAAGGACAAGTCAACAGTGCAGATGGCAATGCAGAAGCTCATAGTAATAACAGTGAAGATGAAACCACTGGTCATGCAGAAGAAAACAAGCATGATACTGAATCCAACTCTGATACTGAGGGTAAAAGTGAAGTCCATTCAACTGGAGATGATATGTCCCAAAACAATCAAGCACAAGAGGAAAGCACTGGTGAGACAAGTGGAACATCTCATGATGAAGTGGTGCAAGGTGATGAATCCACTGGTGCCAGCGGCAATGGTTCAGATGGGGAAGAGGGTGAGAAAAAGGAGGCACTGGGTACTCAAACTGGCTCTGAATCCCTTCCTGATGATGCCAAGACCGAAACAAGTGATGACCATGGTATGGGCAGTCTTCCTGATGAAACAGGGAATATACCATCGGTTCATACTGATAATTCACAAAATGATGCCAATGAAAACCAAGGTGATGCAGCTTTCACTACCTCTGGTTCTTCTGAGCACGGCACCGGTGCAGCTGAACATATTGAGACCGGGCTAGAAGATGAAagcgcatcatcatcatctggggcTGGATCTGGTGATGATAAGAACAACTTATCTGACAGCACCTCTGCAGAAGAAAAGACTGGGACTGCATCTGATGGTGATGAGAAGGGGGCAGAAACAGGTACATCCAATGAGATGTCAAATTCTGAGAACAACAGCGCTGTAACTGACCAGGCCACAAATACTGAGGCAGAGAACTCCAAAGGAGATTCAGATTCTTCTGGTGAAGGAGTGAATGTTTCCTCAGATGAGACGGCTAACAAAAGCAATGGAGCTACTGAAACATCTAACAATGGTGGGCAGGTGGATCCCAAGATTGAAACCAGCACATCTACCAATGACGAGCACAACGAATCTCAAGGCGGTGATGGTGGCTCAGGATCCAGTGACTCAAATGGCAGTGGCCCTGAACAAACCGGTAAAACTGAAAGCCAGTGA